The window CAACACACGTAGGTAGATTTAGTATATAGAATAAAGTACTCGTATAGATTTTGCAGTATCACGTGCGAAGTATATATGATTAGGTTTAAGTAGAGATTACATATGCATGGACGAGACTTTTGATATTTAACATTTAATACTTTAGAAAAACACTTTTTTCGTTCCTCCACAGTccacaacaaatttttttttggtgtaaaactACGAAAATCaaagaataaaaagaaaacaaatagacACCTTCAGTAAAGTTACAGAAGCATCAATGGTCAAAGATTTGTAGTGATCTGTCGGTGCCTCCCAATGCCTTTCCATATAGCACAAAATCTCTTTGTGTCGCGATGAAACGTATAGATCAGAACCCACTAATTAAGTACGGGTTGTACATGATGAAAAGGTTCAGAAAACGCCTCACACTACGTACTAGATATGCTTATTTATTACGAAACTGGCCTCAATTCAAAGAGTGCAGTTCTACCTTGTATATCGGTGCACCCGCCACCACCTGATTTTCGGCCTTATCGGTGGGGAGCTCCCACGTGGTATTGCCGGATGGCTTGTGTCaagaacaaaatataaactaaaactCTTCTCCATagtttttttgttgataaaagATTTAGTACTATTAATTTGTGTTGTCATTATTTAAATAGTTTGGATTGTTCTAGTTATATTTCTTGAAATTGCCTAGTGAATTTATGGATCATTCCCGGGATTAACGGAGATTGCGAGCCTAAAATTGGCAACCGGATATAAAGAAACGCAGGCCCGATTGCTGACCTTATTATCTTGTGATGCTATTTACGAAATTTTCCATTATGAATTTAACATCTTACAATTCTTAGATTTCTTTTCGAATATACGATGAAGTTCAAAGTCATttacgcaaaaaaaaaattaactcatAATTAGTATTAGTATAAGTATAAAGTTTAACTACCTTCTTagtcattttcattttctttttgactacttcGGAGTGATTCGGTCTTTTTGGTATGTCATTTTCTTTATCTAATCtatatctattttttcttctataattcTTACAAAAATATAGTAATACTATTATACAGTAAATTTTGCTCTAATGGTTTACtgtataatagagttactctattagaCCATCTCTAATTTAtacctatttttttttctgtaattctcacaaaaaatagagtaattctattatataGTAAATTTTGCTCCAATAatttactttataatagagttactctattataaaagaaaaaattaagagatttcattttttcactccattgttgttgttttacatttcttaaaaattcaaacaaaatctACAACCGTGGGTAGACGTCATCCTTTTTATATATCATTCCCCTAGTATCCTTTTCTTATATAACTTCTTCTAGAATTTTCTtgcattatatataatataacatttcgAAACAAACACTGAAAATTTAACATAGATAAACaagaatataaaattgaaaagcaGATGACATTTTGACGGGAATAATATCTTTGCTAAATATTAACATGGTGCCGTATCCAATTCTAGTTAATATCTAGACCTTGAGGTCAACTAGTAGTGTTCCCTATATGATATATAACTCATTAGCAAAATTTGAGTTTAACAATCTAAGACGTCTGCTAATATTTGGAAgactttttctttataaaaccaATTAGAAGGAAACATAAAGGTGTTCACACTCAACAAAATGTTAATTATACACTCATTTGATTTTCATGTATGATAAAACTTATAACAAATCCAGCAAGAAAGTAGGATGAAACTAAACTACGTGAAGGCAACAAACTAGTAGAGTATAACACCACGTACACGGGTCAACCAATAGCAATGGAGTCCAGCTGTAATGGTCCCCAACTCTTGATCTCCACTTCTTCTTGCCGCGATACCGCGAGAAGTTCTGAGGGAATGCCGTTTTTGGGTGTGTACCGGGAAACGGAAGATAGTGTAACTTAGGGTTTTATAAAAGGGCTTTTGGGGGAGACAACTCCGTTAGAAACTACTGCGGATTAACCGGATATTTCATTATTTCTTGTTTCACTGTCCTGGTCAACCGGGTAAAAATCCCGTTATAAAATCTGTGCCCACAATTATGCCCGTTTTGTATCTCTCATAATAAGGTTCTGTTTGCATTTCATCTCTTCTGTTAGATTATTGCTCTTTATGTTTTTTACtttagaaaaaaagaagaaatttaGTTTTGCCGTAGTAGTATAATGTTTGTtaaaaacttatattattttgaaaattgaaaCTTCAGAGTGTAATCACCCCATATAGATCGATTTATAATAAGAACTGAAATTTTGGTTACACATgctttaaaaatgtttaaaatgatagatatttttTTGGGAACATCTCCGTttcaaagtttaaaaaaaaaactgaaactgaacccaaatcaaacaaaatcgAAACCAAATAGAATgtaaataaaatcaattttgtCACAACAAATGAAATCATGtgttctcaattttttttataaatgctaTATAGTAGTATCACAGTAGCAAAAGGGGAATatctaatgtattttttttttgctaagaatatCTAATGTATTTTATCAGCTGAAAATAAAGTGGGCGAATCAGAGAGTACCACTATATAGTTTGAATGTccttaaaatattaatcaatgcATTATGGGTATGaccattacaaaataaaaatatactactACTTTATACTGAAActaaatataatagtttaaatcAAGTTAAACACGAATAGTAAGCCGTGCACTTAAATCCTGGATATAACATACGGTTATTTGACCTTTATACCCTTCGACAACGTCTTCACCATCTTCCTCATTGCCTCTCTATATATATCAACCCTGTCTCTCCCATTCTTCCTCACACCCTTAAAGCTCTAATACCAGACTAAGCTTGCTCACCATTCTCACTCTTCttagactctctctctctctctctcaaattaTCCCATTTCCATCTCTAAAACCATAAGAAGGTCAAAATTAAACGATGCCTGAGGCACCAGAGCTTGCAGTTTCGGATCAGATTCTCGAAgagaagaacaaaaacaaaCTCCAATTCATCGAGGAAGTGACCTCAAACGCAGACGAGGTCCAGAGACAGGTTCTTGAGGAGATCCTTTCACGCAATGCTGACGTTGAGTACCTCAAACGACACGGCCTCCAAGGACGAACCGACCGCGAGACTTTCAAACACGTTATGCCTGTCGTAACCTACGAAGATATTCAGCCTGATATCAACAGAATCGCTAATGGAGACAAATCCCAAATCCTCTGTTCAAGCCCCATCTCCGAGTTCCTCACCAGGTTTGTCCACTGCTGCTCTGTTTTTACTCTGTTTCTTGCTCTgtttttgctctgtttcttgCTCTGTTTTTGCTCTGTTTCATTACTTTGGCTGATATTTAAGATTCGAACCTTTATTGGTTCTTTTTAAAACAGTTCTGGAACATCTGGTGGAGAGAGGAAGCTGATGCCAACAATAGAAGAGGAGCTAGATAGAAGATCACTTCTCTACAGTCTCTTGATGCCTGTGATGAGCCAGTTTGTTCCTGGTCTTGACAAAGGCAAAGGAATGTACTTTCTCTTCATCAAATCCGAATCCAAGACGCCAGGTGGTCTCCCTGCTCGTCCTGTCTTAACCAGTTACTACAAATCTTCCCACTTCAAAAACAGACCTTATGACCCTTACACCAACTACACAAGCCCAAACCAAACCATCCTTTGCCCTGACTCTTACCAAAGCATGTACTCTCAAATGCTCTGTGGTTTATGCCAACACAGTGAGGTTCTTCGTGTTGGCGCTGTCTTTGCCTCTGGTTTCATCAGAGCTATCAAGTTTCTTGAGAAACATTGGCCTCAGCTAGTCCATGATATTAGAACCGGTACACTTAACTCGGAGATAACCGATCTTTCGGTTCGCGAGGCGGTCGAGGAGATTCTTAAACCGGATCCAAGGCTTGCGGATTTCATCGAAACCGAATGCAGGAAGACCTCTTGGCAAGGGATCATCACTAGGCTTTGGCCAAACACAAAGTATGTGGATGTGATTGTGACTGGGACAATGTCACAGTACATTCCAACTTTGGATTATTACAGCAATGGTTTGCCTCTTGTTTGCACAATGTATGCTTCTTCCGAGTGTTACTTTGGTGTGAATCTCAGGCCGGTTTGCAAACCAAGCGAGGTCTCTTACACTCTCATACCGACTATGGCCTATTTCGAGTTCTTGCCGGTTCATAGGAATAGTGGAGTCACTAGTTCCATCAGTCTTCCAAAGGCACTCACTGAGAAAGAACAGCAAGAGCTTGTTGATCTCGTTGATGTCAAGCTTGGTCAGGAGTATGAGCTTGTCGTCACCACCTATGCcggtaaacaaaagaaaattacatcTAAATCTAttgatttttgtaacaaaaaaaaaaatagaacgttactttatttttattttttggcaaAAATGTTACTTTAAATTTGTTTACAGAACACTGAAAATATGTTGAATGTTGTGTTGTTTTGTGATACTGTTTTCAGGATTGTATCGATACAGAGTTGGTGATGTCCTAAGAGTGGCTGGTTTCAAGAACAATGCACCTCAGTTCAGCTTCATATGCCGCAAGAACGTTGTCCTAAGCATTGATTCAGACAAAACCGACGAGGTCGAACTTCAGAACGCAGTTAAGAACGCGGTAACACACCTTGTTCCGTTCGATGCTTCACTCTCCGAGTACACTAGCTATGCAGACACATCATCTATCCCAGGCCACTATGTCTTGTTCTGGGAGCTTTGCTTGAACGGTGGCACGCCGGTTCCTCCCTCGGTCTTGGAGGATTGTTGTTTAACCATAGAGGAATCACTTAACAGTGTCTATAGACAAGGAAGGGTCAGTGATAAGTCCATTGGACCGTTGGAGATCAAGGTAGTCGAGTCAGGGACTTTTGATAAGCTTATGGATTATGCGATAAGCCTAGGGGCATCGATCAATCAGTACAAGACACCGAGGTGTGTGAAGTTTGCTCCGATCATTGAGCTTTTGAATTCTAGGGTTGTTAAGACTTACTTCAGCCCCAAGTGTCCAAAATGGATCCCTGGTCACAAGCAATGGGGGAAGTAACTAATGAGATAACTTTGAGGAAAAAGAGACTATGTATGAGGTAGAGGCC of the Brassica rapa cultivar Chiifu-401-42 chromosome A03, CAAS_Brap_v3.01, whole genome shotgun sequence genome contains:
- the LOC103857039 gene encoding indole-3-acetic acid-amido synthetase GH3.6; translated protein: MPEAPELAVSDQILEEKNKNKLQFIEEVTSNADEVQRQVLEEILSRNADVEYLKRHGLQGRTDRETFKHVMPVVTYEDIQPDINRIANGDKSQILCSSPISEFLTSSGTSGGERKLMPTIEEELDRRSLLYSLLMPVMSQFVPGLDKGKGMYFLFIKSESKTPGGLPARPVLTSYYKSSHFKNRPYDPYTNYTSPNQTILCPDSYQSMYSQMLCGLCQHSEVLRVGAVFASGFIRAIKFLEKHWPQLVHDIRTGTLNSEITDLSVREAVEEILKPDPRLADFIETECRKTSWQGIITRLWPNTKYVDVIVTGTMSQYIPTLDYYSNGLPLVCTMYASSECYFGVNLRPVCKPSEVSYTLIPTMAYFEFLPVHRNSGVTSSISLPKALTEKEQQELVDLVDVKLGQEYELVVTTYAGLYRYRVGDVLRVAGFKNNAPQFSFICRKNVVLSIDSDKTDEVELQNAVKNAVTHLVPFDASLSEYTSYADTSSIPGHYVLFWELCLNGGTPVPPSVLEDCCLTIEESLNSVYRQGRVSDKSIGPLEIKVVESGTFDKLMDYAISLGASINQYKTPRCVKFAPIIELLNSRVVKTYFSPKCPKWIPGHKQWGK